Proteins from one Enterobacter bugandensis genomic window:
- the rapA gene encoding RNA polymerase-associated protein RapA, whose protein sequence is MPFTLGQRWISDTESELGLGTVVAVDARMVTLLFPATGENRLYARNDSPVTRVMFNPGDTVTSHEGWQLKVEDVKEENGLLAYIGTRLDTEETNVILREVLLDSKLVFSKPQDRLFAGQIDRMDRFSLRYRARKFQSEQYRMPWSGLRGQRTSLIPHQLNIAHDVGRRHAPRVLLADEVGLGKTIEAGMILHQQLLSGAAERVLIVVPETLQHQWLVEMLRRFNLRFSLFDDERYAEAQHDADNPFETEQLVICSLDFVRRSKQRLEHLCDAEWDLMVVDEAHHLVWSEDAPSREYMAIEQLAERVPGVMLLTATPEQLGLESHFARLRLLDPNRFHDFAQFVEEQNNYRPVADAVALLLAGKRLSNDELNTLSDLIGEQDIEPLLQAANSDSENAGSARKELIDMLMDRHGTSRVLFRNTRNGVKGFPKRELHTIKLPLPTQYQTAIKVSGIMGARKTQEERARDMLYPEQIYQEFEGDTGTWWNFDPRVEWLMGYLTAHRSQKVLVICAKAATALQLEQVLREREGIRAAVFHEGMSIVERDRAAAWFSEEDSGAQVMLCSEIGSEGRNFQFASNLVMFDLPFNPDLLEQRIGRLDRIGQAHDIQIHVPYLEKTAQSVLVRWFHEGLDAFEHTCPTGRTIYDQVHGDLIGYLAAPENTDGFDDLIKSCREKHEALKAQLEQGRDRLLEIHSNGGEKAQALAESIEEQDDDTSLIGFSMNLFDIVGINQDDRGENLIVLTPSDHMLVPDFPGLPEDGCTITFERDVALSREDAQFITWEHPLIRNGLDLILSGDTGSSTISLLKNKALPVGTLLLELIYVVEAQAPKQLQLNRFLPPTPVRLLLDKNGTNLAGQVEFESFNRQLSAVNRHTGSKLVNAVQQDVHAILQQGEIQIEKAARDLIDAARNEADEKLSAELSRLEALKAVNPNIRDDELAAIESNRQQVLESLNQAGWRLDALRLIVVTHQ, encoded by the coding sequence ATGCCTTTTACACTTGGTCAACGCTGGATCAGCGATACAGAAAGCGAACTTGGATTAGGAACCGTCGTTGCCGTTGATGCGCGCATGGTTACCCTCCTCTTCCCTGCTACCGGTGAAAACCGCCTGTACGCCCGCAATGACTCCCCTGTGACCCGCGTAATGTTCAATCCGGGCGACACCGTGACCAGCCACGAAGGCTGGCAGCTAAAGGTTGAAGACGTAAAAGAAGAGAATGGACTGCTCGCCTACATCGGAACGCGTCTTGATACCGAAGAGACGAACGTCATCCTGCGTGAAGTACTGCTCGACAGCAAACTGGTGTTCAGCAAGCCGCAGGACCGCCTGTTTGCCGGGCAAATCGACCGTATGGATCGCTTCTCGCTGCGCTACCGCGCGCGTAAGTTCCAGAGCGAACAGTACCGCATGCCGTGGAGTGGCCTGCGCGGCCAGCGCACCAGCCTGATCCCCCACCAGTTGAATATCGCCCATGACGTGGGCCGTCGCCATGCGCCCCGCGTGCTGCTGGCTGACGAAGTGGGCCTGGGTAAAACCATCGAAGCGGGCATGATCCTGCACCAGCAGCTGCTCTCCGGCGCTGCCGAGCGCGTGCTGATTGTCGTGCCGGAAACGCTGCAACACCAGTGGCTGGTGGAGATGCTGCGCCGCTTTAACCTGCGCTTCTCCCTCTTCGACGACGAGCGCTATGCCGAAGCGCAGCACGACGCGGACAACCCGTTTGAAACCGAACAGCTGGTGATCTGCTCGCTGGATTTCGTGCGCCGCAGCAAGCAGCGTCTTGAGCATCTGTGCGATGCCGAATGGGACCTGATGGTCGTCGACGAAGCGCACCACCTGGTGTGGAGCGAAGATGCCCCAAGCCGCGAATATATGGCGATTGAACAGCTTGCCGAGCGCGTGCCCGGCGTCATGCTGCTGACCGCAACGCCGGAGCAGCTCGGTCTGGAAAGTCACTTCGCCCGTCTGCGCCTGCTCGATCCAAACCGTTTCCACGACTTCGCTCAGTTCGTGGAAGAGCAGAACAACTACCGTCCGGTTGCGGATGCCGTCGCGCTGCTGCTGGCGGGTAAACGTCTCTCAAACGATGAACTCAACACCCTGAGCGATCTGATTGGCGAGCAGGATATCGAACCGCTGCTGCAGGCTGCGAACAGCGACAGCGAGAATGCGGGATCCGCGCGTAAAGAGCTGATCGACATGCTGATGGACCGTCACGGCACCAGCCGCGTGCTGTTCCGCAACACCCGTAACGGCGTGAAAGGGTTCCCTAAACGCGAACTGCACACCATCAAGCTCCCGCTGCCGACGCAGTATCAGACGGCGATTAAAGTCTCCGGCATTATGGGCGCGCGCAAAACTCAGGAAGAGCGCGCGCGTGACATGCTCTACCCGGAACAGATTTATCAGGAATTTGAAGGCGATACCGGCACCTGGTGGAACTTCGACCCGCGCGTGGAGTGGCTGATGGGCTACCTCACCGCGCACCGCTCCCAGAAAGTGCTGGTGATCTGCGCCAAAGCCGCCACCGCTCTGCAACTGGAACAGGTTCTGCGCGAGCGCGAAGGCATTCGTGCCGCCGTGTTCCACGAAGGCATGTCCATCGTCGAGCGCGACCGAGCGGCGGCGTGGTTCAGTGAAGAGGACAGCGGCGCGCAGGTGATGCTGTGCTCCGAAATCGGTTCTGAAGGGCGTAACTTCCAGTTCGCCAGCAATCTGGTGATGTTCGATCTGCCGTTCAACCCGGATCTGCTGGAGCAGCGTATCGGCCGTCTGGATCGTATCGGCCAGGCGCATGATATTCAGATCCACGTGCCGTACCTGGAAAAAACCGCTCAGTCCGTGCTGGTGCGCTGGTTCCACGAAGGTCTGGATGCGTTTGAGCATACCTGCCCGACGGGTCGCACCATTTATGACCAGGTACACGGCGATCTGATCGGTTACCTGGCCGCGCCGGAAAATACCGACGGTTTTGACGATCTGATTAAATCCTGCCGCGAGAAACATGAAGCGCTGAAGGCGCAGCTTGAACAGGGGCGCGACCGCCTGCTGGAGATCCACTCCAACGGTGGCGAAAAAGCGCAGGCGCTTGCCGAGAGCATTGAAGAACAAGATGACGACACCAGCCTGATCGGCTTCTCCATGAACCTGTTCGACATTGTCGGGATTAACCAGGACGATCGTGGCGAGAACCTGATCGTGTTAACCCCGTCAGACCACATGCTGGTGCCCGATTTCCCGGGCCTGCCGGAAGATGGCTGTACCATCACCTTCGAGCGTGACGTGGCGCTGTCCCGTGAAGATGCTCAGTTCATCACCTGGGAACACCCGCTGATCCGCAACGGGCTGGATCTGATCCTCTCCGGTGATACCGGCAGCAGCACCATCTCCCTGTTGAAAAACAAGGCGCTGCCCGTAGGCACGCTGCTGCTGGAGCTGATCTATGTTGTGGAAGCACAGGCGCCGAAACAGCTTCAGCTCAACCGCTTCCTGCCGCCAACGCCGGTGCGTTTGCTGCTGGATAAAAACGGTACGAACCTGGCAGGACAGGTGGAGTTCGAAAGCTTCAACCGCCAGCTGAGCGCGGTGAACCGCCATACCGGCAGCAAGCTGGTGAACGCGGTGCAGCAGGACGTGCACGCCATTCTCCAGCAGGGCGAAATCCAGATTGAAAAAGCGGCCCGAGACCTGATTGACGCCGCGCGCAATGAAGCCGACGAGAAACTGTCTGCCGAGCTGTCCCGTCTGGAAGCGTTAAAAGCGGTCAACCCGAACATCCGCGACGACGAACTGGCGGCAATTGAAAGCAACCGTCAGCAGGTGCTGGAAAGCCTGAATCAGGCAGGCTGGCGTCTGGATGCCCTGCGTCTTATCGTTGTGACGCATCAGTAA
- the polB gene encoding DNA polymerase II codes for MAQAQEGFLLTRHWRDTPQGTEVAFWLATDNGPLHVTLPPQESVAFIPEHYVEKVKQLLRDENGWRLTPLELKDFHRQPVYGLYCRAHRQLMRYEKLLREAGVTLYEADIRPPERFLMERFITAPVWVDGAEQNGTLINARLKPNPHYRPPLKWVSLDIETTRHGELYCIGLEGCGQRVVYMLGPPNGDASALDFQLEYVNSRPQLLEKLNQWFAEHDPDVLIGWNVVQFDLRVLQKHAERYRIPLMLGRGNTELEWREHGFKNGVFFAQANGRLIIDGIEALKSAFWNFSSFSLEAVAQELLGEGKSIDNPWDRMDEIDRRFNEDKPALATYNLKDCELVTQIFHKTEIMPFLLERATVNGLAADRHGGSVAAFSHLYFPRMHRAGYVAPNLGDVPPQASPGGYVMDSRPGLYDSVLVLDYKSLYPSIIRTFLIDPVGLVEGMAQPDDAHSTEGFLGARFSREKHCLPEIVGNIWHGRDEAKRHGNKPLSQALKIIMNAFYGVLGTSACRFFDPRLASSITMRGHDIMRQTKALIESRGYDVIYGDTDSTFVWLKGAHSEDDASRIGKELVAFVNDWWQEHLQKERLTSALELEFETHFARFLMPTIRGTDQGSKKRYAGLIQEGEKQRMVFKGLETVRTDWTPLAQQFQKTLYLRIFRNEPYQDYIRETIASLMAGELDDQLVYRKRLRRPLAEYQRNVPPHVRAARLADEENVRRGRAPQYQNRGTIKYVWTTNGPEPVDYQQSPLDYDHYLTRQLQPVAEGILPFIDDDFATLVTGQLGLF; via the coding sequence GTGGCACAGGCGCAAGAAGGCTTTTTACTGACCCGACACTGGCGGGATACCCCTCAGGGCACCGAGGTTGCGTTCTGGCTGGCGACAGATAACGGCCCGCTGCACGTTACGCTTCCTCCTCAGGAATCCGTGGCGTTTATCCCTGAACATTACGTCGAGAAGGTAAAACAACTGCTGCGCGATGAGAACGGCTGGCGCCTCACTCCTCTTGAGCTAAAAGATTTCCATCGTCAGCCGGTGTATGGCCTATACTGCCGCGCCCATCGCCAACTGATGCGCTACGAAAAATTACTACGCGAAGCGGGCGTGACGCTCTACGAAGCGGACATTCGTCCGCCGGAACGCTTTCTGATGGAGCGGTTTATTACCGCCCCCGTCTGGGTTGACGGCGCTGAGCAAAACGGCACCCTTATCAACGCTCGCCTGAAGCCTAATCCGCATTATCGCCCCCCGCTAAAGTGGGTTTCCCTGGATATCGAAACCACCCGTCACGGCGAGCTATACTGCATCGGCCTGGAAGGCTGCGGGCAGCGGGTTGTCTATATGCTCGGGCCGCCGAACGGCGATGCGTCCGCGCTCGATTTTCAGCTTGAGTACGTCAACAGCCGACCGCAGCTGCTGGAGAAGCTTAACCAGTGGTTTGCCGAGCACGACCCGGACGTGCTGATCGGCTGGAACGTGGTGCAGTTTGACCTGCGCGTACTGCAAAAACACGCAGAGCGGTATCGCATCCCACTGATGCTCGGGCGCGGAAATACGGAGCTGGAGTGGCGTGAGCACGGCTTTAAGAACGGCGTGTTCTTTGCGCAGGCCAACGGCCGCCTGATTATCGACGGCATCGAGGCGCTGAAATCCGCGTTCTGGAATTTCTCCTCCTTCTCTCTGGAAGCGGTAGCGCAGGAATTGCTCGGTGAAGGCAAATCCATCGACAATCCGTGGGACCGCATGGACGAGATTGACCGGCGCTTCAACGAAGACAAACCGGCGCTCGCCACCTATAACCTGAAAGACTGCGAGCTGGTGACGCAGATATTCCACAAAACCGAGATCATGCCGTTCCTGCTGGAGCGCGCGACGGTAAATGGCCTCGCGGCTGACAGGCACGGCGGCTCGGTAGCCGCCTTTAGCCACCTCTATTTCCCACGAATGCACCGTGCGGGCTATGTTGCGCCCAACCTCGGGGACGTACCGCCGCAGGCCAGCCCCGGCGGCTACGTGATGGACTCCCGCCCAGGACTGTATGATTCGGTTCTGGTGCTGGACTACAAAAGCCTCTACCCGTCAATTATCCGCACTTTCCTTATTGACCCGGTGGGGCTGGTGGAGGGGATGGCGCAGCCAGACGACGCGCACAGCACCGAAGGTTTTCTCGGGGCACGCTTCTCGCGCGAAAAACACTGTCTGCCGGAGATTGTGGGGAACATCTGGCACGGCCGCGACGAGGCGAAACGTCATGGCAACAAGCCGCTCTCGCAGGCCCTGAAAATTATTATGAACGCTTTCTACGGCGTGCTGGGTACCAGCGCCTGCCGCTTCTTCGATCCGCGTCTGGCGTCGTCCATCACCATGCGCGGACACGACATCATGCGTCAGACCAAAGCGCTGATTGAATCCCGGGGCTATGACGTTATCTACGGCGACACGGATTCAACCTTTGTGTGGCTTAAGGGCGCACATTCAGAAGACGACGCCTCACGAATCGGCAAAGAACTGGTGGCCTTCGTAAACGACTGGTGGCAGGAACATTTGCAAAAAGAGCGGTTAACCAGCGCATTAGAACTGGAATTTGAAACCCATTTTGCCCGTTTTTTAATGCCCACCATCCGCGGTACTGACCAGGGCAGCAAGAAGCGCTACGCCGGGCTGATCCAGGAGGGTGAAAAGCAGAGAATGGTGTTTAAGGGGCTGGAGACGGTGCGCACTGACTGGACACCGCTGGCCCAGCAGTTCCAGAAGACGCTCTATCTGCGGATTTTCCGCAACGAGCCCTATCAGGACTACATCCGCGAAACCATCGCCAGCCTGATGGCCGGCGAGCTGGATGACCAGCTGGTGTATCGCAAGCGCCTGCGCCGCCCGCTGGCGGAGTACCAGCGCAACGTCCCACCCCACGTGCGCGCCGCGCGCCTGGCGGACGAAGAGAATGTGCGCCGGGGACGCGCGCCGCAGTATCAGAACCGGGGGACGATAAAATACGTCTGGACAACGAACGGGCCGGAGCCCGTTGATTACCAGCAGTCGCCTCTCGATTACGATCACTACCTGACCCGCCAGCTTCAGCCGGTTGCGGAGGGAATTTTACCGTTCATCGACGACGATTTTGCTACACTTGTGACAGGGCAACTTGGCCTATTTTGA
- the araD gene encoding L-ribulose-5-phosphate 4-epimerase → MLEDLKRQVLEANLALPKHNLVTLTWGNVSAVDRDKGVFVIKPSGVDYTVMTAEDMVVVSIETGEVVEGNKKPSSDTPTHRLLYQSFPTIGGIVHTHSRHATIWAQAGQSIPATGTTHADYFYGTIPCTRLMTDAEISGEYEWETGNVIVETFEKQGIDAAQMPGVLVHSHGPFAWGKNAQDAVHNAIVLEEIAYMGIFCRQLAPQLPDMQQTLLDKHYLRKHGAKAYYGQ, encoded by the coding sequence ATGTTAGAAGATCTCAAACGTCAGGTACTTGAAGCCAACCTGGCGCTGCCAAAACATAACCTGGTGACTCTGACCTGGGGCAACGTCAGCGCCGTTGACCGGGATAAAGGGGTATTCGTGATCAAGCCTTCGGGCGTGGATTACACGGTGATGACCGCAGAGGATATGGTCGTGGTCAGCATCGAAACGGGTGAAGTGGTGGAAGGTAACAAAAAACCGTCATCCGATACGCCCACCCACCGTCTGCTGTATCAGTCCTTCCCGACTATCGGCGGCATCGTGCATACCCACTCGCGTCACGCGACCATCTGGGCGCAGGCGGGCCAGTCCATTCCGGCCACCGGCACCACCCACGCGGACTACTTTTACGGCACCATTCCCTGCACGCGTCTGATGACCGATGCGGAGATTAGCGGTGAGTACGAATGGGAAACCGGGAACGTGATCGTCGAAACCTTTGAAAAACAGGGGATCGACGCGGCGCAAATGCCCGGCGTACTGGTGCATTCTCACGGCCCGTTTGCCTGGGGTAAAAACGCGCAAGACGCGGTGCATAACGCAATAGTGCTGGAGGAAATCGCCTATATGGGGATCTTCTGCCGCCAGCTGGCACCGCAGTTGCCGGATATGCAGCAAACCCTGCTGGATAAACACTACCTGCGCAAGCACGGCGCGAAGGCCTATTACGGACAATAA